In Ignavibacteriales bacterium, one DNA window encodes the following:
- a CDS encoding RNA-binding protein: MNIFIGNLSRETTSQELEDKFTPFGNVDTCKIIKDMQSGASKGFGFVEMADSSKASNAIHQLNNVELNGRKLTVNEARPKNTTRSFSGSSSRY; encoded by the coding sequence ATGAACATATTTATTGGTAATCTATCCAGAGAAACAACTTCTCAGGAACTTGAAGACAAGTTTACACCATTTGGTAACGTTGATACTTGCAAAATAATTAAAGATATGCAAAGCGGCGCATCCAAAGGTTTTGGATTTGTTGAAATGGCTGATTCTTCAAAAGCCAGTAATGCTATCCACCAGTTAAATAATGTTGAGCTTAACGGTAGGAAACTTACTGTTAATGAAGCTCGTCCGAAAAACACAACCAGAAGCTTTTCAGGTTCAAGTAGCCGTTATTAA
- a CDS encoding T9SS type A sorting domain-containing protein, translated as MKRQFILLLFGIILFSIRNYSQIPNAGFESWLNGNPEGWSTNNAAPSYFPITQSNQSHGGASSAQGSIIDVQGFGVPVVLSAGTDGGGFPISTNPAALHGWYQFTGVGGDILLITTVYTKNGNGIGGGQFLGNVNTTTYSEFVANTTWINPGEIPDTAFITIQILNTTTFFPHAGSTFIVDDLVYGNATSVESENIPAVFQLKQNYPNPFNPSTKINYEIPATGFVSLKVYDMLGKEVATLVNEEKLAGDYEIEFAPQGLLSGIYFYKLKAGNFVETRKMILLK; from the coding sequence ATGAAGCGCCAATTTATACTTTTACTTTTTGGTATAATACTCTTTTCAATTAGGAACTATTCTCAAATTCCTAATGCAGGATTTGAGTCCTGGCTTAATGGTAATCCGGAAGGTTGGTCTACAAATAACGCGGCTCCCTCTTACTTCCCAATAACTCAATCAAACCAATCTCATGGAGGAGCATCATCTGCACAAGGATCTATAATTGATGTGCAAGGGTTTGGAGTTCCGGTTGTACTTTCAGCAGGAACTGATGGGGGTGGATTTCCCATAAGTACAAATCCTGCAGCTTTACATGGATGGTATCAGTTTACAGGAGTTGGAGGGGATATATTATTAATTACAACTGTGTATACAAAAAATGGAAATGGAATTGGTGGCGGGCAGTTTTTAGGAAATGTAAATACTACAACTTATTCTGAGTTTGTAGCAAATACTACCTGGATAAATCCGGGCGAAATACCTGATACAGCTTTTATAACTATCCAGATTCTAAATACAACAACATTTTTTCCACATGCCGGTTCTACTTTTATAGTTGATGATTTAGTTTATGGAAACGCAACTTCAGTTGAAAGTGAAAATATACCAGCAGTATTTCAGCTAAAGCAGAATTATCCAAATCCATTTAATCCTTCAACAAAAATAAATTATGAAATTCCAGCAACTGGATTTGTATCTTTAAAAGTGTACGATATGCTTGGGAAAGAAGTTGCTACATTGGTTAATGAAGAAAAGTTAGCCGGTGATTATGAAATAGAATTTGCTCCACAAGGTTTACTTAGTGGAATTTACTTCTATAAACTTAAAGCAGGTAATTTTGTAGAAACCAGGAAGATGATTTTATTAAAATAA
- a CDS encoding RNA-binding protein, protein MNIFIGNLSKETTSQELEDKFSQYGNIDSCKIIKDMQSGESKGFGFVEMSDNSKAVAAINELNNVELNGRKLTVNEARPKNNDRSRSNSTRW, encoded by the coding sequence ATGAATATTTTCATAGGCAATCTATCAAAAGAAACAACATCCCAGGAATTGGAAGATAAATTCTCTCAATACGGGAATATTGACAGTTGCAAAATTATTAAAGATATGCAAAGTGGCGAATCTAAAGGTTTTGGCTTTGTTGAAATGTCTGATAATTCCAAAGCTGTTGCAGCTATTAACGAATTAAACAACGTTGAACTTAACGGAAGAAAGCTTACCGTTAACGAAGCACGTCCGAAAAATAATGATAGAAGCAGATCCAACTCAACACGTTGGTAA